One Prolixibacteraceae bacterium DNA segment encodes these proteins:
- a CDS encoding T9SS type A sorting domain-containing protein, producing MHKILLSVLFTLFFIRAEAKNDYLPFVKHRKKSARIEESTKPHLNIRKEGTQFVVDYHFDGAFMSRHEALGDMYRLLHIDGLNMSTKVGAPSLPIKSDYFLASKGESISIEMGNLTYCDYEGVDIYPALEQARDTEGAPEPEFEKDREIYEKDAFFPKNIVSISTDQQMRSARILKVNVSPVQYNPKRKILRVYSNLTYKFHRQNDAISLNESDAVASQLKGMAINGEDVIPIANIPNMANGNNKDYILVTTERFRAQAERFASWKACMGHSVEVVSKDTWTVEEVEEAVHSRYHSWNEKPKYLLIIGDYEDVPARKFEATDGDDFYSDLSYVCMDGAADFTPDMAKGRLSVSSVNEAKVVVDKIINYEKYPIEDENFYQNGLNCAQFQDDERDGYATRRFCHTSEDVRDYMINQGYDVQRIYYASRGVNPTHFNNGMFSNGEAIAPELLKANGFQWNGSHQNIKAAIDEGKFYLLHRDHGYAGGTGWAHPEFLTNQIDDLKNGDKLPVVFSINCHTGEFQLKECFAEKFLRKENGGAVAVIAASYYSLSGNNDGLALGMFESIWPNPGFNPSFGHGAGVVGPHPHHFDHATTSLGDVLNLGLLRMDETWAPGNTSRIYTYRLFHLFGDPSMKIWKAKPTKVTATFPENLSCGDQEITVKDISQVGGIITVVQGENILAKKKITQATETLHFDGVDDMSDVMVTISGDQLYPISKSYTITGCHSIPKAKFDVLGSKMSIDNKEGVISFKDRSSYRPNTWLWDFGTDKIEFLEGTTATSQNPKVKYLEKGLYTVSLEVTNDYGSHKITKKDAVALFKEVGAIDCTGATQSLQWFDNLGILSVKIGKQKITSQDASSDKGYQDFTSKTPFYVSPGTNSDMEILITGEEQDGKVYCDFNGDNHFTADEMCYEFEGKQKKVAFLLSIPKDIEICTKLRLRVIVDKASNTIDDACYAPEKGQVEDYALVAMSGIASVLTQEASAIGMNTITIGGRDLGAAMDQVLEKGVVIGKNEDPTLQDIRLASNQKNIDDYQIIVSDLESNTSYHYRAYVINEKGLSYGNEKVVRTYGVLPELRTITVEKNVAYSHRIDLNIIPEESSDQVWGYLLVWSQGDDPIATPQNGKILSNHVIYLQSKEKRFEHLGLNANTQYNYKVYRYVNEGEHIAYEKRGSNSISITTLKEGDYPTAQIKSPVKALSGVMLADLDNRAERAVGGFHNFKAMTANLSPGFPYVLQVEYDCPKDVEDGTIGVWIDLNHDGYLDQSNEIYGSKKANETNGVLSFEMNVSTPVFGPTLLRIAYYDSKSNFSFDQNIGKAHLEDYTINIDPTVKIVGLWKGTYSNQWNEVDNWDDHKVPSSSIDVKIRDGAPNYPVISTKANARSIELSKSGSLNIAEGANLEVDQSIQLDGSLTLASKGKLQVGRNVSLNGTLRLENKAQMVVVKDLSTKGNIFIYGGSLTVGNTLYSDHGSLFLLNEGSFNVDVMAHEIGSDWVKGQYELIKGDFTFRKALFSTSMANSFTKKEVNFIVKEEFGLSEKSWSKGFNGSVKFVESGREHKLVCSKQGSYVHMNSLTVDIGSDVLTLCSRVNNKEIKVDGDVKILSGVVRTYSGMTTLDKLECQSLELTKNATLDLSDANIRIHKDIVGDGNFLSDQARFKFVGDETQHIQSSLNMYSLDHSGTHMLRIEATVKVLDQITARNADIALGENLTFTLGKNGTSNWNDYALEVADDATFRKEIGVEDYTYFDFVLKKSDVKTKYEYWINDGSKQNGWIDFRLQEISKSSIIADHTIPYVIQMNASDSLKKKKVGIQLTLSGFDRQGLAYYLGYKNEGIWDELRLLKDHGFYKEYDSPVIEMTAMTKADAPKVSMTLIDKHHGFIDGDISKAYLYRRDRYSQWAPLEDFHKIDLTGYKDKFFVCFAPSASSISSLGTVDLMKTAKIATSVRIMDGGTTSVYPNPFVSTITVVVHDKQSHTYELVDLCGRVVKYLKVDVKQSFSLESIPPGIYLLRDTQYGSIVKLIKKG from the coding sequence ATGCATAAAATTTTACTAAGCGTTTTGTTTACGCTCTTTTTTATCCGTGCAGAAGCAAAGAATGACTATCTCCCTTTTGTAAAGCATAGGAAGAAGTCGGCTCGGATAGAAGAGAGTACTAAACCCCATTTAAACATACGAAAAGAGGGGACTCAGTTTGTAGTAGATTATCATTTTGATGGCGCTTTTATGAGTCGTCACGAAGCTTTAGGAGATATGTATCGTCTTCTCCATATTGACGGATTGAATATGTCCACCAAAGTGGGAGCGCCTTCGTTACCTATCAAGTCAGACTATTTTCTTGCAAGTAAAGGAGAATCGATATCTATAGAGATGGGGAATTTGACCTACTGCGATTATGAAGGGGTCGATATATATCCTGCGTTAGAACAAGCTCGCGATACAGAGGGAGCTCCTGAACCTGAATTTGAGAAAGATCGTGAGATATATGAGAAGGATGCCTTCTTTCCCAAAAATATTGTTTCGATCTCTACGGATCAGCAGATGCGTTCAGCTCGCATATTAAAGGTGAATGTTAGTCCTGTGCAATACAACCCTAAGCGAAAGATATTAAGAGTATATTCGAATTTGACATATAAGTTTCATCGACAAAATGATGCGATCTCTTTGAACGAATCAGATGCAGTTGCTTCTCAGTTAAAAGGGATGGCAATCAATGGAGAGGATGTTATACCGATTGCAAATATTCCCAATATGGCGAATGGCAACAACAAGGACTATATCTTGGTTACAACAGAACGATTTCGTGCGCAAGCCGAACGTTTTGCTTCATGGAAAGCATGTATGGGACATTCAGTAGAGGTGGTTTCGAAAGATACATGGACGGTAGAAGAGGTAGAAGAAGCAGTTCATTCTAGATATCATTCATGGAATGAGAAGCCAAAATATCTGTTGATTATTGGGGATTATGAAGATGTTCCTGCTCGTAAATTTGAAGCAACAGATGGGGATGATTTCTATTCTGATTTAAGCTATGTCTGCATGGATGGTGCTGCTGATTTTACTCCTGATATGGCCAAAGGTCGTCTTTCAGTATCCTCCGTAAATGAGGCAAAAGTGGTGGTGGATAAAATTATCAATTATGAGAAATATCCAATTGAGGATGAGAATTTCTATCAGAATGGATTGAACTGTGCACAATTTCAGGATGATGAGAGGGATGGATATGCTACTCGTCGTTTTTGCCATACCAGTGAAGATGTTCGTGACTATATGATCAATCAAGGTTATGATGTACAGAGAATATATTATGCTAGTAGAGGAGTGAACCCAACACATTTTAATAATGGAATGTTTTCCAATGGTGAAGCTATTGCTCCAGAACTGTTAAAGGCAAATGGTTTTCAATGGAATGGTTCGCATCAGAATATTAAAGCGGCTATTGATGAAGGGAAATTTTATCTACTCCATAGAGATCATGGATATGCTGGAGGCACGGGATGGGCACACCCAGAGTTTTTAACCAATCAGATTGACGACTTAAAGAATGGAGATAAACTACCCGTAGTATTTTCGATTAACTGTCATACGGGAGAATTTCAATTAAAAGAGTGTTTTGCTGAGAAGTTTCTACGTAAAGAGAATGGGGGAGCAGTGGCAGTGATTGCTGCTTCATATTACTCTCTTTCTGGAAACAACGATGGATTGGCTTTAGGAATGTTCGAATCGATTTGGCCTAACCCTGGTTTTAATCCCTCTTTTGGTCATGGTGCGGGGGTAGTTGGCCCACATCCTCATCATTTTGATCATGCTACCACCTCGCTAGGGGATGTTTTGAATTTGGGACTCCTAAGAATGGATGAGACATGGGCTCCAGGAAATACCTCTAGAATTTATACTTACAGACTGTTCCATCTTTTTGGAGATCCTTCTATGAAAATATGGAAAGCTAAACCAACAAAGGTGACAGCAACTTTCCCTGAAAACCTCTCTTGTGGGGATCAAGAGATCACGGTAAAGGATATCTCTCAAGTGGGGGGAATTATTACCGTGGTTCAAGGAGAGAATATTCTTGCAAAGAAAAAGATTACCCAAGCAACAGAGACACTTCATTTTGATGGGGTAGATGATATGAGTGATGTGATGGTGACTATCAGTGGAGATCAGTTATATCCAATCTCGAAATCATACACAATCACTGGATGTCACTCGATACCGAAAGCCAAATTTGATGTATTAGGATCCAAGATGAGCATAGACAACAAAGAAGGGGTGATCTCTTTTAAAGATCGTTCTAGTTATCGACCAAATACCTGGCTTTGGGATTTTGGAACCGATAAGATTGAGTTTTTAGAAGGAACTACGGCCACCTCTCAGAATCCTAAAGTAAAATACCTAGAGAAAGGGCTTTATACTGTATCTTTGGAGGTTACCAATGATTACGGTTCACATAAAATCACAAAAAAGGATGCCGTGGCTCTTTTTAAAGAGGTCGGAGCTATTGATTGTACTGGCGCAACGCAGTCATTGCAATGGTTTGATAATTTGGGAATTTTATCAGTGAAGATAGGAAAACAAAAGATCACTTCACAAGATGCGTCATCGGATAAAGGGTATCAGGACTTTACGTCGAAAACTCCTTTTTATGTCTCTCCTGGAACAAATTCAGACATGGAGATTCTGATAACAGGGGAGGAACAAGATGGAAAAGTCTATTGTGATTTTAATGGGGACAATCATTTTACTGCAGACGAGATGTGTTATGAGTTTGAGGGGAAGCAGAAAAAAGTAGCATTTCTTTTGAGTATTCCCAAAGATATCGAGATCTGCACAAAGTTGCGTCTTCGTGTTATTGTAGATAAGGCATCTAACACCATTGATGATGCCTGTTATGCTCCTGAAAAGGGACAGGTGGAAGATTATGCATTGGTGGCGATGTCAGGAATAGCTTCGGTGTTGACCCAAGAGGCTTCTGCCATTGGAATGAACACCATCACTATTGGAGGACGTGATTTGGGGGCTGCAATGGATCAAGTATTAGAGAAAGGAGTGGTCATTGGCAAGAATGAGGATCCTACTTTGCAGGATATTCGTTTGGCTTCGAATCAGAAAAATATAGATGATTATCAAATAATTGTCTCCGATTTGGAATCTAATACCAGTTACCATTATAGAGCATATGTCATTAATGAAAAAGGGTTGTCATATGGAAATGAAAAAGTGGTTCGTACTTATGGAGTGCTTCCAGAGCTTAGAACCATTACTGTTGAGAAGAATGTTGCTTATAGTCATCGTATTGATTTAAATATTATTCCGGAAGAGAGTTCTGATCAAGTATGGGGGTATCTGTTGGTTTGGAGTCAAGGAGATGATCCAATAGCAACTCCACAAAATGGTAAGATTCTTTCGAATCATGTCATATATCTTCAGTCGAAAGAGAAGCGTTTTGAACATCTTGGTTTGAATGCAAATACCCAATATAACTATAAGGTATATCGTTATGTGAACGAAGGAGAGCATATTGCCTATGAAAAGAGAGGGTCGAATTCTATCTCTATCACGACATTAAAAGAGGGAGACTATCCCACGGCACAAATAAAGAGTCCTGTAAAGGCACTGAGTGGTGTGATGCTTGCAGATCTAGACAATCGTGCAGAAAGAGCAGTAGGAGGTTTCCACAATTTTAAAGCGATGACAGCCAATCTATCTCCAGGATTTCCATATGTATTACAGGTGGAGTATGATTGTCCTAAAGATGTAGAAGATGGAACAATTGGGGTATGGATCGATTTAAATCACGATGGGTATCTGGATCAAAGTAATGAAATCTATGGCTCTAAGAAAGCGAACGAAACGAATGGAGTATTGTCCTTTGAGATGAATGTGTCCACTCCTGTATTTGGACCTACCTTATTAAGAATTGCTTATTATGATTCGAAAAGCAACTTCTCTTTTGATCAGAATATTGGAAAGGCACATCTAGAAGATTATACAATTAATATCGATCCTACGGTAAAGATCGTGGGGCTTTGGAAAGGAACTTATTCGAATCAATGGAACGAAGTGGACAACTGGGATGATCATAAAGTTCCTTCGTCGTCCATTGATGTTAAGATTCGAGATGGAGCCCCAAACTATCCTGTTATCTCTACGAAAGCCAATGCACGTTCTATTGAATTGAGCAAAAGTGGAAGTTTGAATATTGCAGAAGGAGCAAATCTTGAGGTAGATCAAAGTATACAACTTGATGGCTCACTAACATTGGCTTCTAAAGGAAAACTACAAGTAGGGCGAAATGTGTCTTTAAATGGTACCTTACGATTGGAAAATAAGGCACAAATGGTGGTCGTAAAAGATTTATCTACAAAAGGAAATATCTTTATTTATGGAGGTTCTTTAACAGTGGGAAATACGTTATATTCTGACCATGGAAGCCTGTTTCTTCTGAATGAAGGAAGCTTTAATGTTGATGTAATGGCTCATGAGATTGGAAGTGATTGGGTGAAAGGCCAATATGAGCTTATCAAAGGAGATTTTACCTTTAGAAAGGCTCTATTTTCGACTTCTATGGCAAATAGTTTTACGAAAAAAGAGGTGAATTTCATTGTAAAAGAGGAGTTTGGTTTGTCTGAAAAGTCTTGGAGCAAAGGTTTTAATGGTTCGGTGAAATTTGTGGAGAGTGGGCGAGAACATAAGTTGGTCTGCAGCAAACAGGGAAGTTATGTCCATATGAACTCCTTAACTGTGGATATCGGATCAGATGTATTGACACTTTGTTCTCGTGTAAATAACAAAGAGATCAAAGTGGATGGGGATGTAAAGATCCTTTCAGGTGTTGTGAGAACTTACAGTGGGATGACTACCTTAGACAAGTTAGAGTGCCAAAGTTTAGAGTTGACTAAAAATGCTACGCTCGACCTTTCTGATGCGAATATAAGAATACATAAAGATATTGTTGGTGATGGGAACTTTTTATCAGATCAAGCAAGGTTTAAATTTGTTGGTGATGAAACACAACATATTCAATCTTCATTAAATATGTATTCTTTAGATCATTCAGGCACACATATGTTACGTATTGAAGCAACAGTAAAGGTATTGGATCAAATAACTGCTAGAAATGCAGATATTGCGCTAGGAGAGAACCTGACTTTTACTCTAGGAAAAAATGGGACTTCTAATTGGAATGATTATGCGCTAGAAGTTGCAGATGATGCTACATTCCGTAAAGAGATAGGAGTTGAAGATTACACCTATTTTGATTTTGTCTTGAAAAAGAGTGACGTTAAAACCAAGTATGAGTATTGGATTAATGATGGTTCGAAGCAGAATGGATGGATCGATTTTAGACTTCAAGAAATCTCCAAAAGTTCTATCATTGCTGATCACACCATTCCATATGTGATACAGATGAATGCTTCAGATAGTCTGAAAAAGAAAAAAGTTGGTATCCAATTAACCCTTTCTGGTTTTGATCGCCAAGGTTTAGCGTATTATCTTGGATATAAAAATGAAGGTATTTGGGATGAGTTGCGTCTATTGAAAGATCATGGATTCTATAAAGAGTATGATAGCCCTGTGATCGAAATGACTGCAATGACAAAAGCCGATGCACCGAAGGTGTCCATGACATTAATAGACAAGCATCATGGTTTTATTGATGGAGATATCTCTAAAGCGTATCTATATAGAAGAGATCGTTATAGTCAATGGGCTCCTTTAGAAGATTTTCATAAGATTGATTTGACGGGGTATAAAGATAAATTCTTTGTATGTTTTGCACCTAGTGCATCTTCTATCTCATCTCTAGGAACTGTGGATTTGATGAAAACAGCCAAAATTGCAACTTCTGTTCGTATTATGGATGGAGGTACAACATCAGTATATCCAAATCCTTTTGTTTCTACCATTACAGTGGTTGTTCATGATAAACAGTCGCACACATATGAATTGGTGGATCTGTGTGGTCGAGTAGTAAAGTATTTGAAGGTTGATGTAAAACAGAGTTTTTCACTGGAGTCCATTCCTCCAGGAATCTATCTTTTACGAGATACCCAATACGGTTCAATTGTAAAACTTATAAAGAAAGGGTAG
- a CDS encoding efflux RND transporter periplasmic adaptor subunit: MKKIYIVILIVLGLGIFIGSRFQHSDKNKEEIHTHTEKVAEVWSCSMHPSIRQDHPGKCPICGMDLIKIENDKMELPQEGIHLSEEAKKQAELETFMVEKMRPFNSLSLTGQIEINPKEERTQSVHLTGRIESINVSYEGEYIKKGAIIATLYSPELITAQKELIESKQNPRLKQASIKKLEQWKINKQQIEKIEHSGVVIQNFPIIAEHSGYISNLNIHTGDYLKAGQKLYNLNSYQSVWAILDLYAQDQKQVAIGDTILIHATANPSLVQTATISFIAPTSNSTDHTTIARAVIQNRDREWKPNTFIQAKWNTYAKKSMVVVPKSAVMWTGQHSIVYVENEQGNYIARNVVLGPQYNQMYEVVSGLHVGEKVVKKGTFIIDASAELAHKSSMMNPPKGHSTHHAMKMVNSEATISVNGKCELCKKTIETAAKSLTGVTNATWNKDSKKLSLHYMPKMVSLDQIELTIANKGYDTQNHKAKDSIYKALPKCCQYNRHSLDAKHTKIKEVKKSSNDDASLHATKMKTKSTIIIVNGNCGMCKKTIESTANAVSGVTSAKWDKSSKKLSLQYMPSMVSLDNIEKNIANKGYDTPNYKAKDSIYNQLPSCCQYRK, from the coding sequence ATGAAAAAGATATATATCGTCATACTTATAGTTTTGGGATTAGGAATTTTTATTGGATCACGATTCCAACATTCCGATAAAAACAAAGAAGAGATACATACTCACACAGAAAAAGTTGCCGAAGTATGGAGTTGCTCTATGCATCCCTCTATTCGACAAGATCATCCTGGCAAATGTCCTATTTGTGGAATGGATTTAATTAAAATAGAAAATGACAAAATGGAACTCCCACAAGAGGGAATCCATCTCTCTGAAGAGGCAAAAAAACAGGCAGAACTAGAAACTTTTATGGTAGAAAAGATGCGTCCTTTTAACTCTCTCTCTCTTACTGGACAGATAGAGATCAACCCAAAGGAAGAGAGGACGCAGAGTGTTCATCTCACTGGACGTATCGAATCAATAAATGTTAGCTATGAGGGGGAATATATTAAAAAAGGAGCAATCATTGCAACACTATACTCTCCCGAATTGATCACTGCTCAAAAAGAGTTAATTGAGTCGAAACAGAACCCAAGGTTAAAACAGGCATCAATAAAAAAACTAGAGCAGTGGAAAATTAATAAACAACAAATAGAGAAGATAGAACATAGTGGAGTGGTAATTCAAAACTTCCCTATTATAGCAGAACATAGTGGTTATATTTCCAATTTGAATATTCATACAGGTGATTATCTTAAGGCGGGACAAAAACTATACAACCTCAACTCTTATCAAAGTGTATGGGCTATATTGGACTTATATGCTCAAGACCAGAAACAAGTGGCTATTGGGGACACCATTCTCATTCATGCGACTGCAAATCCTAGCCTAGTACAAACCGCAACGATCTCATTTATTGCTCCAACATCTAATAGTACGGATCACACCACTATTGCAAGAGCTGTGATACAAAATAGAGATCGTGAATGGAAACCCAATACTTTTATTCAGGCCAAATGGAATACTTATGCCAAAAAGTCGATGGTTGTTGTACCCAAAAGTGCTGTGATGTGGACTGGACAACATTCTATTGTTTATGTCGAGAATGAACAGGGAAACTATATCGCTCGAAATGTAGTATTAGGTCCACAATATAACCAGATGTATGAAGTTGTTTCAGGACTCCATGTCGGAGAAAAAGTGGTTAAAAAAGGTACTTTCATTATTGATGCGAGTGCAGAGCTTGCTCATAAAAGTAGTATGATGAATCCTCCAAAAGGACATTCCACTCACCATGCGATGAAAATGGTGAATAGTGAAGCTACTATTTCAGTGAATGGGAAATGTGAGTTGTGTAAAAAAACAATTGAGACAGCTGCAAAATCCCTTACAGGGGTTACTAATGCAACATGGAACAAAGATAGTAAGAAGTTGAGCCTCCACTATATGCCTAAAATGGTATCCTTAGATCAAATAGAACTTACTATTGCAAACAAAGGATATGATACTCAAAACCATAAAGCAAAGGATTCTATATACAAAGCACTACCTAAATGTTGTCAATATAATAGACATAGTCTCGATGCAAAACACACTAAAATAAAAGAGGTAAAGAAATCATCTAATGACGACGCTTCTCTCCATGCAACGAAGATGAAAACAAAAAGCACTATCATCATTGTTAATGGTAATTGTGGGATGTGCAAAAAAACGATCGAATCTACAGCCAATGCGGTTTCAGGAGTAACTAGTGCGAAATGGGACAAGAGCAGTAAAAAATTGTCACTTCAATATATGCCTAGTATGGTTTCTTTAGATAATATAGAGAAAAACATTGCAAACAAAGGATATGATACTCCAAATTATAAAGCAAAAGATTCAATATACAATCAACTTCCTAGTTGTTGTCAATATAGAAAATAA
- a CDS encoding TolC family protein — MKKIILVIWISLIVGNISYGQSLEHYVNKALQNNMLLRAKQQRIEQSKQDAKASGIPTDPMLQGGYYISPVSTKAGDMQGQIGVEQQLSWLGTYKAEKSLYQSKVQIQQKSYDQLERTITYQTQIAYFQVKRLNIEKQLYHLEQSNYQKQKEWLTQRLSTAKASQLDILRLQLQIDELSTKIEITQNSIVAQTAVLNRWVHGTDNLEVATDSIWRSITLTQQEIISNPTIQTMDAQAQSLRLQQKWITKNRMPKIRLGLNYTFITPYDNTAMSDNGQDAIMVKLGISLPVFSSKKAKAEHLSVHAQQESLEMRKLDQTRNLRSQWTETSKMLQNKQAQISLLHKQLDTTAKALVLIETAYYAGESTYLEFLRLEEQQLNLRITLAKSQADAHVLYAKLTLLK, encoded by the coding sequence ATGAAAAAGATAATATTAGTCATATGGATATCACTTATTGTAGGAAATATCTCCTATGGTCAGTCGTTGGAACACTATGTGAATAAAGCACTTCAAAACAATATGCTTCTTCGGGCGAAACAACAGCGTATTGAGCAGAGTAAACAGGATGCTAAGGCGAGTGGAATACCTACTGATCCAATGCTTCAAGGTGGATACTATATATCTCCTGTTTCCACCAAAGCGGGAGATATGCAAGGTCAAATTGGTGTAGAACAACAACTTTCTTGGTTGGGAACATACAAGGCTGAAAAGTCGCTTTATCAAAGTAAAGTTCAGATACAACAGAAAAGTTACGATCAATTAGAGAGAACGATCACCTATCAAACGCAAATTGCTTATTTTCAAGTAAAGAGATTGAATATAGAGAAACAGCTTTATCATTTGGAACAAAGCAATTATCAAAAGCAGAAAGAATGGCTCACTCAGCGACTTTCTACTGCTAAAGCATCTCAACTGGATATCTTAAGATTGCAGTTACAGATAGATGAATTGTCCACAAAGATAGAGATAACCCAAAATAGTATTGTTGCTCAAACAGCAGTATTAAATCGATGGGTTCATGGTACTGATAATCTAGAAGTAGCAACAGACTCCATATGGAGATCAATAACATTAACTCAACAAGAGATTATAAGCAATCCTACCATTCAAACAATGGATGCCCAAGCACAATCTCTCAGACTACAACAGAAGTGGATAACAAAAAATAGAATGCCTAAAATACGTCTCGGATTAAACTATACATTTATTACTCCATACGATAACACTGCGATGAGTGATAATGGACAAGATGCTATTATGGTAAAGTTAGGAATATCCCTTCCTGTATTCTCTAGTAAGAAAGCAAAAGCAGAACATCTTAGTGTTCATGCCCAGCAAGAGAGTCTTGAAATGAGAAAGCTAGATCAAACACGAAACCTTCGCTCTCAATGGACCGAGACCAGTAAAATGCTCCAAAATAAACAAGCACAAATATCTCTGCTACATAAACAGCTAGATACAACAGCAAAGGCACTTGTATTGATTGAAACTGCTTATTATGCTGGAGAAAGTACCTATCTTGAATTTCTTAGACTGGAAGAGCAGCAGCTTAACCTACGCATTACACTTGCTAAAAGTCAAGCAGATGCACACGTCCTTTATGCTAAATTAACCCTTTTAAAATAA